A single region of the Cinclus cinclus chromosome 10, bCinCin1.1, whole genome shotgun sequence genome encodes:
- the EFHD1 gene encoding EF-hand domain-containing protein D1 isoform X3 has protein sequence MASKELAQKLQRRLQLEESGEAVEGEPRRAAVFNPYTEFKEFSRRQIKDMERMFRLYDSGRDGYIDLMELKLMMEKLGAPQTHLGLKNMIKEVDEDFDGKLSFREFLLIFHKAAAGELEEDSGLLTLAKLSEIDVSIEGVKGAKNFFEAKVQALSSASKFEAEIKAEQDERKREEEERKHRRAAFRELKSAFTQ, from the exons ATGGCCTCGAAGGAGCTGGCGCAGAAGCTGCAGCGGcggctgcagctggaggagagcGGGGAAGCGGTGGAGGGCGAG CCCCGGCGGGCCGCCGTCTTCAACCCCTACACCGAGTTCAAGGAGTTCAGCCGCCGGCAGATCAAGGACATGGAGCGCATGTTCCGCCT GTATGACTCAGGACGGGATGGATATATCGACCTGATGGAGCTGAAGCTCATGATGGAAAAGCTGGGAGCCCCACAGACCCACCTGGGGCTGAAGAACATGATCAAGGAGGTGGATGAAGACTTTGATGGAAAGCTCAGCTTCCGTGAG TTCCTGCTGATTTTCCATaaagctgcagctggggaaCTCGAGGAAGACAGCGGCCTATTGACTCTTGCAAAGCTCTCGGAGATAGATGTATCCATTGAGGGAGTCAAAGGAGCCAAGAACTTCTTTGAAGCTAAG GTTCAAGCCCTCTCCTCAGCCAGTAAGTTTGAAGCAGAGATAAAAGCTGAGCAGGATGAGCGGAAGcgggaagaggaggaaaggaagcaCCGCCGAGCAGCTTTCAGGGAGTTAAAGTCTGCATTTACCCAGTAA
- the EFHD1 gene encoding EF-hand domain-containing protein D1 isoform X2 has product MASKELAQKLQRRLQLEESGEAVEGELCRRQDINEGAAQPRRAAVFNPYTEFKEFSRRQIKDMERMFRLYDSGRDGYIDLMELKLMMEKLGAPQTHLGLKNMIKEVDEDFDGKLSFREFLLIFHKAAAGELEEDSGLLTLAKLSEIDVSIEGVKGAKNFFEAKVQALSSASKFEAEIKAEQDERKREEEERKHRRAAFRELKSAFTQ; this is encoded by the exons ATGGCCTCGAAGGAGCTGGCGCAGAAGCTGCAGCGGcggctgcagctggaggagagcGGGGAAGCGGTGGAGGGCGAG CTGTGCCGGCGGCAGGACATAAACGAGGGCGCGGCGCAGCCCCGGCGGGCCGCCGTCTTCAACCCCTACACCGAGTTCAAGGAGTTCAGCCGCCGGCAGATCAAGGACATGGAGCGCATGTTCCGCCT GTATGACTCAGGACGGGATGGATATATCGACCTGATGGAGCTGAAGCTCATGATGGAAAAGCTGGGAGCCCCACAGACCCACCTGGGGCTGAAGAACATGATCAAGGAGGTGGATGAAGACTTTGATGGAAAGCTCAGCTTCCGTGAG TTCCTGCTGATTTTCCATaaagctgcagctggggaaCTCGAGGAAGACAGCGGCCTATTGACTCTTGCAAAGCTCTCGGAGATAGATGTATCCATTGAGGGAGTCAAAGGAGCCAAGAACTTCTTTGAAGCTAAG GTTCAAGCCCTCTCCTCAGCCAGTAAGTTTGAAGCAGAGATAAAAGCTGAGCAGGATGAGCGGAAGcgggaagaggaggaaaggaagcaCCGCCGAGCAGCTTTCAGGGAGTTAAAGTCTGCATTTACCCAGTAA
- the EFHD1 gene encoding EF-hand domain-containing protein D1 isoform X1, producing the protein MASKELAQKLQRRLQLEESGEAVEGEVEAVKGAAVAGEVEERSCLTASADAELSAKLCRRQDINEGAAQPRRAAVFNPYTEFKEFSRRQIKDMERMFRLYDSGRDGYIDLMELKLMMEKLGAPQTHLGLKNMIKEVDEDFDGKLSFREFLLIFHKAAAGELEEDSGLLTLAKLSEIDVSIEGVKGAKNFFEAKVQALSSASKFEAEIKAEQDERKREEEERKHRRAAFRELKSAFTQ; encoded by the exons ATGGCCTCGAAGGAGCTGGCGCAGAAGCTGCAGCGGcggctgcagctggaggagagcGGGGAAGCGGTGGAGGGCGAGGTGGAGGCGGTCAAGGGCGCGGCGGTGGCCGGGGAGGTGGAGGAGCGGAGCTGCTTGACGGCCAGTGCGGACGCCGAGCTGAGCGCTAAGCTGTGCCGGCGGCAGGACATAAACGAGGGCGCGGCGCAGCCCCGGCGGGCCGCCGTCTTCAACCCCTACACCGAGTTCAAGGAGTTCAGCCGCCGGCAGATCAAGGACATGGAGCGCATGTTCCGCCT GTATGACTCAGGACGGGATGGATATATCGACCTGATGGAGCTGAAGCTCATGATGGAAAAGCTGGGAGCCCCACAGACCCACCTGGGGCTGAAGAACATGATCAAGGAGGTGGATGAAGACTTTGATGGAAAGCTCAGCTTCCGTGAG TTCCTGCTGATTTTCCATaaagctgcagctggggaaCTCGAGGAAGACAGCGGCCTATTGACTCTTGCAAAGCTCTCGGAGATAGATGTATCCATTGAGGGAGTCAAAGGAGCCAAGAACTTCTTTGAAGCTAAG GTTCAAGCCCTCTCCTCAGCCAGTAAGTTTGAAGCAGAGATAAAAGCTGAGCAGGATGAGCGGAAGcgggaagaggaggaaaggaagcaCCGCCGAGCAGCTTTCAGGGAGTTAAAGTCTGCATTTACCCAGTAA